The following coding sequences are from one Phyllostomus discolor isolate MPI-MPIP mPhyDis1 chromosome 11, mPhyDis1.pri.v3, whole genome shotgun sequence window:
- the LOC114508354 gene encoding protein-lysine methyltransferase METTL21C: MDVCLSSEQQPGRLQEGLGSPDGWFEAEETPQKDGTRGPAGDFNNIEPSLQSLQKFVPADYASYTQEYYQFAGEKIVVQESIESYGAVVWPGATALCQYLEEHTEELNLQDAKTLEIGAGPGLVSIVASILGAQVTATDLPDVLGNLQYNLLKNTLQRATHLPEVKELVWGEGLERNFPKATFYYDYVLASDVVYHHYCLDKLLSTMVYLCHPGTVLLWANKFRFSTDYEFLDKFKQVFDTTLLAEFPESSVKIFKGTLKWD, from the exons ATGGACGTGTGTCTGAGCTCCGAGCAGCAGCCTGGGCGCCTGCAGGAAGGACTGGGCTCCCCGGATGGCTGGTTCGAGGCCGAGGAGACTCCCCAGAAAGACGGCACCCGTGGACCTGCAGGAG ATTTTAACAACATAGAGCCGTCTCTTCAGAGCCTCCAGAAATTTGTTCCTGCAGATTATGCCAGCTACACTCAGGAGTATTACCAGTTTGCAGGCGAGAAGATTGTGGTTCAAGAGTCCATAGAGAGTTACGGAGCGGTGGTGTGGCCCGGG gCCACGGCTTTGTGTCAGTATTTGGAGGAACACACGGAGGAACTGAATCTTCAAGATGCTAAAACACTTGAAATTGGTGCTGGACCAGGCCTTGTTTCCATCGTGGCCAGTATCCTAG gAGCTCAAGTCACAGCAACGGATTTGCCTGATGTCCTAGGAAACCTTCAGTACAATCTTTTAAAGAACACACTACAACGTGCAACGCATCTGCCGGAAGTGAAAGAGCTGGTGTGGGGAGAAGGCCTGGAACGAAACTTCCCCAAGGCAACCTTCTATTACGACTACGTCCTGGCCTCTGACGTGGTGTACCACCACTACTGTCTAGACAAGCTGCTCAGCACCATGGTGTACCTCTGCCATCCAGGCACTGTGCTGCTCTGGGCAAACAAGTTCAGATTCAGCACTGATTATGAATTTCTAGATAAATTCAAGCAAGTTTTTGATACAACCCTCTTGGCTGAATTCCCAGAGTCatcagttaaaatttttaaagggaCATTAAAATGGgactaa